In Platichthys flesus chromosome 21, fPlaFle2.1, whole genome shotgun sequence, the following are encoded in one genomic region:
- the nktr gene encoding NK-tumor recognition protein isoform X2: protein MGVKDRPQCYFDVELNREPVGRIVFQLFSDTSPKTSKNFLSLCTGERGIGKITGKKLCYKGSTFHRVVKNFMIQGGDFTEGNGRGGESIYGGYFEDENFTLKHDRAFLLSMANRGKDTNGSQFFITTKTAPHLDGVHVVFGLVISGFEVIKKIEGLKTDSASRPYADVRVVDCGQLITKSANDVLEGKRKRTSHSADSSLNSRDSSSQFSSSMESDCDDDEKQKHCKHKKHAKSKRSKKRRKESKKEDTDVLHLKQNSVERQIPEGEKEVEEEKEHGGKREKPVVRPEEIPPVPENRFLLRRDMPSQEDKTEIVEKEESSLSAEQKPAVSKSGRKIKGRGTMRYHTPTRSKSRSASVEERGSSETPPHWKEEMKRTKVYQPPSMERWSKGDKWDDRGDPAWSRSASAEPSSDRSSGRSSQQREQKKEKKKAKQKKKAKKRKHGKKKSSKNKPQETHLSEGEKSASPGKKSNRSCSPTQSTSSKCHSSARKRQRSSLSSRDSRSYSRSYRSSRSRSRRGSYSRSRSLTRSRSRSLSRSSSYSRSRSRSRYRSRSLSSSRKRSSSRSPRRRKAHKSKSNTVIHGNDKLPDSKVAPVVRVPTLPAPENLPVIPMSDSPPPSRWKPGQKPWKPSYVHIQEIKAKIVTNTHTGQAVNVTEKLQTSVTTKSLPDTESVKANRRVGRSGSRSSRSKTYSRSYSHSLSRSRSRSPHEYHSRSSSYSRSESENSPKANGNKKNSLDKEWEEYYSSLRRVKNVDNFIALSNSKDAHSGSENRTGSEHSPDIRVSRRSGSLEKIEEKSSSQDQEAKPCSLVPVESFNSRSEWDSDSDKVSQSNSIALSKKQKQSVPSSESPDKKLSELTGWNSESDSENVAAKTLAISEKEEGEASSESDYDTIKKTSEAVNALENKIAAGSSSSVGSPEKAAQRVRHKSKKKSKSKRKHKRKRRRENNSGSHRSKDKGKRSKRKHQKLKETFHWQPPLEFGEEEDEDESKKEKHSPSRVGKERPGEDRMNDKDQTVASLNKNSSREEDRGQQRARECSIKTPKQTETAHLSSNRNSANNANSANSAHLPSIKEQESFDDMDICTPEHDAEQVEPVTHDCFDSIPDLTLKSTSQSSDMTNTDRALPHSKEKSAVTSTTTAGGLQDEAASAINFKWRPLKGMSALQNMHVPPVVAKNIQSQQKQNPNTQGVKMEIKSNSRVRPGSLFDEVRKTARLNQRPRNQESSSEEGSPSLGKSRGSSRTRSPKKPRPASRKSRSGSGHRSRSRGWTHSSSRSRSRSRSSSSSSRSRSRSRRRRGRGRSRSRSSTYRSYRSRTYSRSHSRSRSYKRRRRSRSDTYSSRSRSASRRRGRRRSDSYRSSDRRSRSSRTSSGSSSRRRSHSRSSRYS from the exons ATGGGGGTGAAAGACCGCCCTCAGTGTTACTTTGATGTGGAGCTCAACCGTGAGCCAG tGGGGCGTATAGTCTTTCAACTATTTTCAGACACAAGTCCCAAGACAAGCAAGAACTTTCTCAGTTTGTGCACTG GTGAACGGGGAATTGGCAAAATCACAGGAAAAAAGCTTTGCTACAAAGGCTCCACATTTCATAGAGTTGTAAAGAACTTCATGATCCAGGGAGGCGACTTCACCGAAG GtaatggaagaggaggagagtctATATATGGTGGCTACTTTGAAG ACGAGAACTTCACTCTCAAACACGACAGAGCATTCCTGTTGTCGATGGCCAATCGCGGGAAGGACACAAATGGTTCCCAGTTCTTCAT CACAACCAAGACGGCGCCGCATCTCGACGG AGTCCACGTCGTCTTTGGTCTCGTCATCTCCGGCTTCGAGGTGATAAAGAAGATTGAGGGGCTGAAGACTGACTCAGCCAGTAGACCCTACGCTGACGTGCGAGTGGTTGACTGTGGTCAGCTGATCACCAAGTCTGCAAATGATG TGCTTGAAGGCAAGAGGAAAAGAACTTCTCATTCTGCCGACTCATCCCTCAACTCCAGGGATTCGTCATCTCAGTTCTCCTCATCGATGGAATCTGACTGTGACGATgatgaaaagcaaaaacattGCAAACACAAGAAACATGCAAAGAGTAAACGGtcaaagaagagaaggaaggaatCTAAGAAGGAGGACACTGATGTTCTGCATCTCAAGCAAAA CTCTGTGGAAAGACAGATAccggagggagagaaagaagtggaggaagagaaggaacatggtggaaagagagagaagcccGTTGTCCGACCAGAGGAAATCCCACCAGTGCCAGAGAATCGCTTCCTGCTGCGACGGGACATGCCTTCTCAGGAGGATAAAACAGAGAT aGTCGAGAAAGAAGAATCGTCTCTTTCAGCTGAACAGAAACCAGCCGTCTCTAAGTCCGGACGTAAGATTAAAGGCAGAGGAACAATG AGATATCACACTCCCACGAGATCTAAATCCCGCTCTGCATCGGTGGAAGAACGTGGCAGCAGTGAAACTCCGCCACACTGgaaagaagagatgaagagaacCAAAGTTTATCAACCACCCAgcatggagagatggagcaaaGGAGACAA ATGGGATGACAGAGGGGACCCTGCCTGGTCCAGATCTGCCTCTGCAGAGCCCTCCTCAGACCGCAGCTCTGGGAGGTCCAGCCAGCAACGCgagcagaagaaagagaagaagaaagccaAACAAAAGAAGAAGGCCAAAAAACGGAAACATGGCAAGAAGAAGAGTTCCAAGAATAAACCTCAAGAGACTCATCTGTCAGAGGGGGAAAAGTCAGCGTCTCCAGGAAAAAAGTCCAATAGATCCTGTTCTCCGACTCAATCAACCTCAAGTAAATGCCACTCGTCCGCTCGGAAGAGGCAGCGGTCCTCGCTGTCTTCCAGGGACTCGAGATCCTACTCTAGATCCTACAGATCCAGTCGATCCAGATCTCGGAGGGGGTCTTATTCGAGATCCAGAAGCCTCACTAGATCTAGAAGTCGATCCCTATCCAGATCTTCGTCCTATTCGAGATCCAGATCAAGATCCAGGTACAGATCCAGGTCTCTGTCTTCATCCCGAAAGAGGAGTTCATCCAGATCACCAAGGAGGAGGAAAGCCCACAAGTCCAAATCAAATACAGTTATCCATGGGAATGACAAGCTTCCTGATAGCAAAGTCGCACCTGTAGTTCGAGTCCCAACGCTTCCGGCTCCTGAAAATCTACCTGTGATCCCGATGAGCGAtagtcctcctccctctcgctGGAAGCCCGGTCAAAAGCCCTGGAAACCCTCCTACGTCCATATTCAAGAGATTAAAGCTAAAATCGTGACCAATACTCACACAGGACAAGCGGTTAATGTTACAGAAAAACTTCAGACTTCAGTTACGACAAAGTCTCTGCCAGACACAGAAAGCGTCAAAGCAAACAGACGCGTTGGGCGCTCAGGCAGCAGGTCCTCCAGGAGCAAGACCTACAGCCGTTCTTACAGTCACTCCCTGAGCAGGTCCAGGTCCAGATCTCCTCATGAGTATCACAGCAGGTCATCATCATACAGCAGGTCAGAGTCCGAAAACTCCCCGAAAGCCAACGGCAACAAGAAGAATTCCTTAGACAAGGAATGGGAAGAGTACTACAGCTCTTTGAGGAGGGTAAAAAATGTAGATAACTTCATCGCACTCTCCAATAGTAAAGACGCTCATTCAGGGTCTGAGAACAGGACAGGCAGTGAGCACAGTCCTGATATCCGTGTCTCAAGGAGAAGTGGCTCTTTAGAGAAAATAGAGGAGAAAAGCAGCTCTCAAGATCAAGAGGCGAAACCCTGCAGCTTGGTGCCAGTTGAGAGCTTTAATAGCAGGTCTGAGTGGGACAGTGACAGTGATAAAGTCAGCCAAAGCAACAGCATCGCCTTGTCAAAGAAGCAGAAACAATCGGTTCCGTCCAGTGAGTCTCCGGACAAGAAGTTATCTGAGCTCACTGGTTGGAATTCAGAAAGCGATTCTGAAAACGTGGCAGCCAAGACTTTAGCCATATCTGAAAAAGAGGAAGGGGAGGCAAGTTCAGAATCGGACTACGACACCATTAAAAAGACGTCAGAGGCGGTGAATGCTTTGGAGAACAAGATCGCTGCTGGATCCAGTTCTTCAGTGGGAAGTCCCGAGAAGGCCGCACAGCGGGTGCGGCACAAGAGCAAGAAGAAATCCAAATCCAAACGCAAACACAAACGCAAGAGGCGACGTGAGAACAACAGTGGCTCCCATCGCAGTAAGGACAAAGGAAAGAGATCCAAGAGGAAACATCAGAAGCTGAAAGAGACTTTTCACTGGCAGCCACCGTTAGAgtttggagaggaggaggatgaagatgaatcCAAGAAGGAGAAACACAGTCCCAGTAGAGTTGGCAAAGAACGGCCTGGTGAAGATAGAATGAATGATAAGGACCAAACTGTTGCCTCCTTGAACAAAAACTCCAGtagagaagaggacagagggcAACAGAGGGCGAGAGAATGTAGTATTAAAACCCccaaacaaactgaaactgcTCATCTGTCATCCAATAGGAATAGTGCTAACAATGCTAATAGTGCTAATAGTGCTCATTTACCCAGTATCAAAGAGCAGGAGTCGTTCGATGATATGGACATTTGTACCCCAGAGCACGACGCTGAACAGGTAGAGCCAGTTACACATGATTGTTTTGATAGTATCCCTGATTTAACCCTAAAATCTACCTCACAGTCGTCAGATATGACAAATACAGACAGAGCTTTACCTCACAGCAAAGAAAAGTCTGCTGTTACCTCCACAACAACAGCTGGGGGACTACAGGATGAAGCAGCATCTGCGATTAATTTTAAATGGAGGCCTTTGAAAGGAATGTCAGCTCTGCAAAATATGCATGTGCCACCTGTCGTGGCAAAAAACATCCAAAGTCAACAGAAGCAGAATCCCAACACGCAAGGAGTAAAAATGGAGATAAAAAGCAATAGCCGGGTCAGACCGGGGTCTCTGTTTGACGAGGTACGTAAGACAGCACGGCTCAACCAGAGGCCGAGGAACCAGGAGAGCTCAAGCGAGGAAGGATCCCCGTCTCTGGGGAAGAGCAGGGGAAGCTCCCGCACGCGGTCCCCGAAGAAGCCCAGGCCTGCGTCTAGGAAGTCGCGCTCCGGCTCAGGTCACCGCTCTCGCTCCAGGGGCTGGACGCACTCCTCCAGCCGGTCGAGGAGTCGATCccgcagctccagctcctcgtcCAG GAGTCGTAGCAGAAGTCGGAGGAGACGTGGAAGAGGACGGTCGCGCTCCCGCAGCAGCACATACAGAAGTTACAGGAG tcGGACGTACAGCAGAAGTCACTCCAGAAGTCGCTCCTACAAACGCCGTCGCAGATCAAG GTCAGACACATACTCCAGCCGGAGTCGGAGCGCGAGCAGGAGACGAGGGCGCAGACGAAGTGACAGCTACCGGAGTTCAGACCGTCGCTCACG GTCGTCCCGCACCTCCAGTGGCAGTTCTTCCAGGCGCAGAAGCCACAGTCGCAGCAGTCGATACAGCTGA
- the nktr gene encoding NK-tumor recognition protein isoform X1, whose product MGVKDRPQCYFDVELNREPVGRIVFQLFSDTSPKTSKNFLSLCTGERGIGKITGKKLCYKGSTFHRVVKNFMIQGGDFTEGNGRGGESIYGGYFEDENFTLKHDRAFLLSMANRGKDTNGSQFFITTKTAPHLDGVHVVFGLVISGFEVIKKIEGLKTDSASRPYADVRVVDCGQLITKSANDVLEGKRKRTSHSADSSLNSRDSSSQFSSSMESDCDDDEKQKHCKHKKHAKSKRSKKRRKESKKEDTDVLHLKQNSVERQIPEGEKEVEEEKEHGGKREKPVVRPEEIPPVPENRFLLRRDMPSQEDKTEIVEKEESSLSAEQKPAVSKSGRKIKGRGTMRYHTPTRSKSRSASVEERGSSETPPHWKEEMKRTKVYQPPSMERWSKGDKLNEHSSSRWDDRGDPAWSRSASAEPSSDRSSGRSSQQREQKKEKKKAKQKKKAKKRKHGKKKSSKNKPQETHLSEGEKSASPGKKSNRSCSPTQSTSSKCHSSARKRQRSSLSSRDSRSYSRSYRSSRSRSRRGSYSRSRSLTRSRSRSLSRSSSYSRSRSRSRYRSRSLSSSRKRSSSRSPRRRKAHKSKSNTVIHGNDKLPDSKVAPVVRVPTLPAPENLPVIPMSDSPPPSRWKPGQKPWKPSYVHIQEIKAKIVTNTHTGQAVNVTEKLQTSVTTKSLPDTESVKANRRVGRSGSRSSRSKTYSRSYSHSLSRSRSRSPHEYHSRSSSYSRSESENSPKANGNKKNSLDKEWEEYYSSLRRVKNVDNFIALSNSKDAHSGSENRTGSEHSPDIRVSRRSGSLEKIEEKSSSQDQEAKPCSLVPVESFNSRSEWDSDSDKVSQSNSIALSKKQKQSVPSSESPDKKLSELTGWNSESDSENVAAKTLAISEKEEGEASSESDYDTIKKTSEAVNALENKIAAGSSSSVGSPEKAAQRVRHKSKKKSKSKRKHKRKRRRENNSGSHRSKDKGKRSKRKHQKLKETFHWQPPLEFGEEEDEDESKKEKHSPSRVGKERPGEDRMNDKDQTVASLNKNSSREEDRGQQRARECSIKTPKQTETAHLSSNRNSANNANSANSAHLPSIKEQESFDDMDICTPEHDAEQVEPVTHDCFDSIPDLTLKSTSQSSDMTNTDRALPHSKEKSAVTSTTTAGGLQDEAASAINFKWRPLKGMSALQNMHVPPVVAKNIQSQQKQNPNTQGVKMEIKSNSRVRPGSLFDEVRKTARLNQRPRNQESSSEEGSPSLGKSRGSSRTRSPKKPRPASRKSRSGSGHRSRSRGWTHSSSRSRSRSRSSSSSSRSRSRSRRRRGRGRSRSRSSTYRSYRSRTYSRSHSRSRSYKRRRRSRSDTYSSRSRSASRRRGRRRSDSYRSSDRRSRSSRTSSGSSSRRRSHSRSSRYS is encoded by the exons ATGGGGGTGAAAGACCGCCCTCAGTGTTACTTTGATGTGGAGCTCAACCGTGAGCCAG tGGGGCGTATAGTCTTTCAACTATTTTCAGACACAAGTCCCAAGACAAGCAAGAACTTTCTCAGTTTGTGCACTG GTGAACGGGGAATTGGCAAAATCACAGGAAAAAAGCTTTGCTACAAAGGCTCCACATTTCATAGAGTTGTAAAGAACTTCATGATCCAGGGAGGCGACTTCACCGAAG GtaatggaagaggaggagagtctATATATGGTGGCTACTTTGAAG ACGAGAACTTCACTCTCAAACACGACAGAGCATTCCTGTTGTCGATGGCCAATCGCGGGAAGGACACAAATGGTTCCCAGTTCTTCAT CACAACCAAGACGGCGCCGCATCTCGACGG AGTCCACGTCGTCTTTGGTCTCGTCATCTCCGGCTTCGAGGTGATAAAGAAGATTGAGGGGCTGAAGACTGACTCAGCCAGTAGACCCTACGCTGACGTGCGAGTGGTTGACTGTGGTCAGCTGATCACCAAGTCTGCAAATGATG TGCTTGAAGGCAAGAGGAAAAGAACTTCTCATTCTGCCGACTCATCCCTCAACTCCAGGGATTCGTCATCTCAGTTCTCCTCATCGATGGAATCTGACTGTGACGATgatgaaaagcaaaaacattGCAAACACAAGAAACATGCAAAGAGTAAACGGtcaaagaagagaaggaaggaatCTAAGAAGGAGGACACTGATGTTCTGCATCTCAAGCAAAA CTCTGTGGAAAGACAGATAccggagggagagaaagaagtggaggaagagaaggaacatggtggaaagagagagaagcccGTTGTCCGACCAGAGGAAATCCCACCAGTGCCAGAGAATCGCTTCCTGCTGCGACGGGACATGCCTTCTCAGGAGGATAAAACAGAGAT aGTCGAGAAAGAAGAATCGTCTCTTTCAGCTGAACAGAAACCAGCCGTCTCTAAGTCCGGACGTAAGATTAAAGGCAGAGGAACAATG AGATATCACACTCCCACGAGATCTAAATCCCGCTCTGCATCGGTGGAAGAACGTGGCAGCAGTGAAACTCCGCCACACTGgaaagaagagatgaagagaacCAAAGTTTATCAACCACCCAgcatggagagatggagcaaaGGAGACAA ATTGAATGAACATTCCTCAAGCAGATGGGATGACAGAGGGGACCCTGCCTGGTCCAGATCTGCCTCTGCAGAGCCCTCCTCAGACCGCAGCTCTGGGAGGTCCAGCCAGCAACGCgagcagaagaaagagaagaagaaagccaAACAAAAGAAGAAGGCCAAAAAACGGAAACATGGCAAGAAGAAGAGTTCCAAGAATAAACCTCAAGAGACTCATCTGTCAGAGGGGGAAAAGTCAGCGTCTCCAGGAAAAAAGTCCAATAGATCCTGTTCTCCGACTCAATCAACCTCAAGTAAATGCCACTCGTCCGCTCGGAAGAGGCAGCGGTCCTCGCTGTCTTCCAGGGACTCGAGATCCTACTCTAGATCCTACAGATCCAGTCGATCCAGATCTCGGAGGGGGTCTTATTCGAGATCCAGAAGCCTCACTAGATCTAGAAGTCGATCCCTATCCAGATCTTCGTCCTATTCGAGATCCAGATCAAGATCCAGGTACAGATCCAGGTCTCTGTCTTCATCCCGAAAGAGGAGTTCATCCAGATCACCAAGGAGGAGGAAAGCCCACAAGTCCAAATCAAATACAGTTATCCATGGGAATGACAAGCTTCCTGATAGCAAAGTCGCACCTGTAGTTCGAGTCCCAACGCTTCCGGCTCCTGAAAATCTACCTGTGATCCCGATGAGCGAtagtcctcctccctctcgctGGAAGCCCGGTCAAAAGCCCTGGAAACCCTCCTACGTCCATATTCAAGAGATTAAAGCTAAAATCGTGACCAATACTCACACAGGACAAGCGGTTAATGTTACAGAAAAACTTCAGACTTCAGTTACGACAAAGTCTCTGCCAGACACAGAAAGCGTCAAAGCAAACAGACGCGTTGGGCGCTCAGGCAGCAGGTCCTCCAGGAGCAAGACCTACAGCCGTTCTTACAGTCACTCCCTGAGCAGGTCCAGGTCCAGATCTCCTCATGAGTATCACAGCAGGTCATCATCATACAGCAGGTCAGAGTCCGAAAACTCCCCGAAAGCCAACGGCAACAAGAAGAATTCCTTAGACAAGGAATGGGAAGAGTACTACAGCTCTTTGAGGAGGGTAAAAAATGTAGATAACTTCATCGCACTCTCCAATAGTAAAGACGCTCATTCAGGGTCTGAGAACAGGACAGGCAGTGAGCACAGTCCTGATATCCGTGTCTCAAGGAGAAGTGGCTCTTTAGAGAAAATAGAGGAGAAAAGCAGCTCTCAAGATCAAGAGGCGAAACCCTGCAGCTTGGTGCCAGTTGAGAGCTTTAATAGCAGGTCTGAGTGGGACAGTGACAGTGATAAAGTCAGCCAAAGCAACAGCATCGCCTTGTCAAAGAAGCAGAAACAATCGGTTCCGTCCAGTGAGTCTCCGGACAAGAAGTTATCTGAGCTCACTGGTTGGAATTCAGAAAGCGATTCTGAAAACGTGGCAGCCAAGACTTTAGCCATATCTGAAAAAGAGGAAGGGGAGGCAAGTTCAGAATCGGACTACGACACCATTAAAAAGACGTCAGAGGCGGTGAATGCTTTGGAGAACAAGATCGCTGCTGGATCCAGTTCTTCAGTGGGAAGTCCCGAGAAGGCCGCACAGCGGGTGCGGCACAAGAGCAAGAAGAAATCCAAATCCAAACGCAAACACAAACGCAAGAGGCGACGTGAGAACAACAGTGGCTCCCATCGCAGTAAGGACAAAGGAAAGAGATCCAAGAGGAAACATCAGAAGCTGAAAGAGACTTTTCACTGGCAGCCACCGTTAGAgtttggagaggaggaggatgaagatgaatcCAAGAAGGAGAAACACAGTCCCAGTAGAGTTGGCAAAGAACGGCCTGGTGAAGATAGAATGAATGATAAGGACCAAACTGTTGCCTCCTTGAACAAAAACTCCAGtagagaagaggacagagggcAACAGAGGGCGAGAGAATGTAGTATTAAAACCCccaaacaaactgaaactgcTCATCTGTCATCCAATAGGAATAGTGCTAACAATGCTAATAGTGCTAATAGTGCTCATTTACCCAGTATCAAAGAGCAGGAGTCGTTCGATGATATGGACATTTGTACCCCAGAGCACGACGCTGAACAGGTAGAGCCAGTTACACATGATTGTTTTGATAGTATCCCTGATTTAACCCTAAAATCTACCTCACAGTCGTCAGATATGACAAATACAGACAGAGCTTTACCTCACAGCAAAGAAAAGTCTGCTGTTACCTCCACAACAACAGCTGGGGGACTACAGGATGAAGCAGCATCTGCGATTAATTTTAAATGGAGGCCTTTGAAAGGAATGTCAGCTCTGCAAAATATGCATGTGCCACCTGTCGTGGCAAAAAACATCCAAAGTCAACAGAAGCAGAATCCCAACACGCAAGGAGTAAAAATGGAGATAAAAAGCAATAGCCGGGTCAGACCGGGGTCTCTGTTTGACGAGGTACGTAAGACAGCACGGCTCAACCAGAGGCCGAGGAACCAGGAGAGCTCAAGCGAGGAAGGATCCCCGTCTCTGGGGAAGAGCAGGGGAAGCTCCCGCACGCGGTCCCCGAAGAAGCCCAGGCCTGCGTCTAGGAAGTCGCGCTCCGGCTCAGGTCACCGCTCTCGCTCCAGGGGCTGGACGCACTCCTCCAGCCGGTCGAGGAGTCGATCccgcagctccagctcctcgtcCAG GAGTCGTAGCAGAAGTCGGAGGAGACGTGGAAGAGGACGGTCGCGCTCCCGCAGCAGCACATACAGAAGTTACAGGAG tcGGACGTACAGCAGAAGTCACTCCAGAAGTCGCTCCTACAAACGCCGTCGCAGATCAAG GTCAGACACATACTCCAGCCGGAGTCGGAGCGCGAGCAGGAGACGAGGGCGCAGACGAAGTGACAGCTACCGGAGTTCAGACCGTCGCTCACG GTCGTCCCGCACCTCCAGTGGCAGTTCTTCCAGGCGCAGAAGCCACAGTCGCAGCAGTCGATACAGCTGA